A region of Malaciobacter marinus DNA encodes the following proteins:
- a CDS encoding trimeric intracellular cation channel family protein: MSALQLADFIGIISFALSGFLIAVHYKLDILGVLISSFLTALGGGMIRDVISNETPFIFTNTTPIILVVSTIFLSFIFKLHNINNIEGKTAFIVSDAIGLASFAITGSLIAIENNFNFLGVLILAFLTAVGGGTTRDILINKVPFILVSEFYATVAIIVGLIIYTLNLFNLMNLFTLIIVFIFGVSLRLLAYYKKWQLPRL; encoded by the coding sequence ATGAGTGCACTGCAATTAGCTGATTTTATAGGTATTATATCTTTTGCTCTTAGTGGTTTTTTAATTGCAGTTCATTATAAACTTGATATTTTAGGTGTTTTAATTTCTTCTTTTTTAACAGCTTTGGGAGGTGGGATGATAAGAGATGTAATCTCAAATGAAACTCCATTTATTTTTACTAATACCACTCCTATTATTTTAGTAGTAAGTACTATTTTTCTCTCTTTTATATTTAAACTTCACAATATTAATAACATAGAAGGAAAGACTGCATTTATAGTCTCAGATGCAATTGGACTAGCCTCTTTTGCAATTACTGGATCTTTAATAGCAATTGAAAATAATTTTAACTTTTTAGGTGTTTTAATACTTGCTTTTTTAACAGCAGTTGGAGGAGGAACAACAAGAGATATTTTAATAAATAAAGTTCCTTTTATACTTGTATCTGAGTTTTATGCAACAGTTGCGATTATTGTTGGCTTGATAATTTATACATTAAATTTATTTAATCTAATGAATCTTTTTACTCTTATTATAGTTTTTATTTTTGGTGTTAGTTTAAGATTATTAGCTTATTACAAAAAATGGCAATTACCAAGACTATAA